AAGGGGTAATGAAGATTGATGAAACCTGTGAAACACCTCCGCGGGGCGTCAGCGGCTTGCCTGCTGGCCGTTCCGCTTGTGCTCTCCGGCTGCAGTCTGTTCGGTTCAGAATCCGCCGCTGTGGACCCGCCGCCCGCCGCCGTAGAAGCTCAAATGCTGCAAGTGAGCGGGGAAGATACGCTGGATACTGGTGTATTCGGGCCGGCCTCTCTGGATGAGACGGATCTGTCCGCCGGGGTGAAGGATACCGGTGCGCCTGCTGTAGCCGGGGAGCGGACCACTGTGTATCTGGAGGATCAGAATGGTCTGCTGGCTCCGGTGGCTCTGTCTTTTCCGAAAAGCGAGGACACAGCCATGCTGAAGAATTCCCTCACGGCACTGGTCAGCAAGGGGGATTATGCCTCTGCACTGCCTAAGGGTTTCCAGGGCGTACTGCCCGCAGGGACGAAAGTGAATAGTGTATCTGTCGGCCAGGACCATGTCGCCATTGTTGAATTCAACTCGGCGTTTAACGACTACGATCCTGCAGATGAACGCAAAATCCTAGAAGCGCTGACCTGGACACTGACCGGTCAGGATGACATCAAGGGAGTGCAGCTCTGGGTTGATGGCAAAAAGCTGAACGAAATGCCGCTGCAAGGCACACCGCTGGATCGTCCGCTGTCCCGTACGATGGGCATTAACCTGCCGAAGAATAACTCACTGATGATGAATTCCAGCGCAGTCACGGTCTATTTCGCAGCAGCTTCACCGGATAGCGGCCACCAGTATTATGTTCCGGTTACCCGCTTTGTACCCGCTGGCGGGGATACGGTGAAGGCGGCGCTGAGCGAGCTGATTGCCGGACCGCAGTCCGAGAACGGTCTGGAGATGGTCATGACGCAGGGGACGATAGTTGATTCTGTAAAAGCAGGGCAGAACGGGGTAGTCACCGTATCGCTGACCGATGATATGTTCGATGGCAGCACAAGCATTCCTGAGGAGATGCTGGAGTCGGTCGTGCTGACGGTGGCCCAGAATACAGATGATTCGCTGGTGCAGATCCGCCTGAACGGCAAGGATACCGTTACGGGCACCAATAATGTCGATTACGGACAGCCGGTCTCCGCGCCGGAATATGTGAATGAGCTGCCGCTTTAGAGCGAATCCCCCCGGCTTAAAAAGATGCTTTTGTGCCTACTCTTTGATAGAATAAAGTATTGTTCATCCGAATAACGGGTCAGGAGCAGCGGTGCCGTTCTCTTCCACAGGGGGCGGCACCCGTTTCTGCGTATAAGATACGGATGAATGTATATACAAACTTCGCGCTATACGATGTAGGAGGCAGAAAAGATGAGATCAAACGGACGCAACGAAGATCAGCTCCGGCCAATAACAATAACGACCCAGACCAACAAATATGCAGAAGGCTCCGTCATCATTGAGATGGGAGATACCAAGGTCATTTGTACGGCAACCGTGGACGAGAAGGTCCCGCCGTTTCTGAAAGGACAAGGCAAGGGCTGGGTAACCGCCGAATATTCGATGCTTCCCCGCGCGACCCAGACCCGCAACCAGCGTGAAGCCGCGCGCGGCAAGCTGACCGGGCGGACCATGGAAATCCAGCGTCTGATCGGACGGGCCTTGCGTTCGGTGGTGAACCTGCAGGCGCTTGGCGAACGCAGCATTACGCTGGACTGTGATGTGATTCAGGCGGACGGGGGAACGCGGACGGCTTCGATTACGGGCGCTTTTGTAGCGATGGCCTTCGCTATGAATAAGCTTGCCCTTCAGAATAAGCTGACGGTCTTCCCGATTACGGACTACCTGGCGGCTATCAGTGTGGGGGTCGTCGGCGACAAGACGCTGCTCGACCTGAATTATGAAGAGGATTCCAAGGCGAAGGTGGATATGAACGTGGTCATGACGGGCAGCGGCGCTTTCGTTGAGGTTCAGGGCACGGGCGAAGAGCGGCCGTTCACCCGCCAGGAGCTGGATCAGCTGCTCGGTCTCGGAGAGAAGGGAATCTACGAGCTGATCGCTGTGCAAAAAGAAGTCCTTGGCGCCATCGCGCTCAAAATCCCTGCCGGCCAGACCGGCCAAGAGGTGTAGGATGAAGTCCGGCAGCGGAGTTCTGATTGTCGCGACGAAGAACAAAGGTAAGGTGCGGGAGTTCCAGCATGCCTTTACTCCCCTGGGACTTACGGTCAAAAGCATGTATGACTACCCGGACCTGCCGGATGTGGTCGAGGACGGGGCCACTTTTGCCGAGAATGCCTTCAAGAAATCCCGCGCTGTAGGGGACGCTCTTGGACTGCCGGTGCTGGCAGACGATTCCGGTCTCTGCGTAGAGGCGCTGGACGGAAGTCCCGGCGTGTACTCGGCCCGCTATGCCGGTGAGGCGGCGGATGATGAGGCGAATAATCTGAAGCTGATGAGCGAGCTGGAACGGCTGAAGCAGGGCGAGGATACCGGACAGCCGCTGCTGAGTCCCGCCCGGTTCGTCTGTGCCCTGTCGCTCTATGATCCGGCGGACGGCCGGGAATGGACGGCTGAGGGGACGGTCGAAGGCTGGATTACCTCCGAGCCGGCGGGCGCCGGCGGTTTCGGTTATGACCCGCTGTTCTATCTCCCGGAATACGAGAAGACGATGGCTGAGCTGACGCTTGCGGAGAAGCAGTCGATCAGCCACCGCGGGACGGCGCTGCGGCGTCTGACCGAGAAGCTTGCTGCCGCGCAGAGCAGCGGTCAATAGAAGATTTGGAACCCTGGAAGCAGCCCTTAAGCAGATTATGCTTGGGGCTGCTTCTGTTTTTTAGATAATAATCCCCCCTGATTATGGAAATTTATCCCTAGCATATCCTCCGGCTTTGTATGAGAATAAGAGTTGACTTCACCCCTTCGCAGATCCTGCATCCTCCCGCAAATCGCCGCATTCTACCCATCCTGACCAGTACCAAACAACAACCCACCCGCAGCGGTGCGAGTGATCCGTATGCCGCTGAACTGCGCTTTTTCTGAAAATATAAGTTTCTCGCAGAAACGGTACCGTTCTTTAAAAGGACGGCGAAGCCGTTTCCACTTGGCTGTGTTTCCCTAGTCTACCAGTTACAACTGCCAGGAATTTAATAGTTTCACAGGGTGAAGGTCAAGGCCAATCGGGTCCGGGAGGTGAACGCTGAGCTTTCTCATTCGCGGCAAGGGAAGAACGGTCACTTAATATCCTTAATGGCAGAGGCGCATGGATGTCCATGAAGCAGGCTTACAGGTTACGCATTGAACCGGGGAGGTAATCACGAAATGGCCTTTATCAAAAGAAAATCCTTTGTGCTTGGCTTGGCGGCAGTCCTTTTCCTTACTCTTTTTTCGGCTTTTGGTGCAAATAGCAGAACTGTTCAGGCAGCCGGTGACTACAAGATTGTCGGCTATTATGCTTCCTGGGCCGCCTATGGGCGGGCTTATAATGTAACGGATATCGACCCTGGCAAAATGAATGTCATCAACTATGCCTTTGCCGACATCTGCTGGAATGGAATACACGGCAATCCCGACCCGACCGGACCGAATCCGGTTACCTGGTCCTGCCAGAACGAGCAGGGGCAGGCGATCAGCGTTCCCAATGGCACCGTAGTGCTGGGCGATCCCTGGATCGATGCCCAGAAAAGCTTCGGTGATGATAAATGGGATGACCCGATCAAGGGGAATCTGAAGCAGCTCTGGAAGCTGAAGGAGAAGAATGCGAATCTGAAGACCATGATCTCCGTCGGGGGCTGGACCTGGTCCAACCGCTTCTCGGATGTTGCTGCCACAGCGGCAACCCGTGAGGTATTCGCGAGCTCCTCCGTGGATTTCATCCGCAAATACAAGATGGACGGCGTCGATCTGGACTGGGAATACCCGGTCAGTGGCGGGCTTGCGGGCAACAGCTACCGTCCTGAGGATAAACAGAACTACATCCTGTTGCTCCAAAAGATCCGGGAAAAGCTGAATGCCGCCGGAGCTGCCGACGGCAAAACCTATCTCCTGACCATTGCCTCGGGTGCAGGTCCGACCTACATCCAGAATAACAATCTCAGCGGAATCGCCTCTGTGGTGGACTGGATCAACATTATGACCTATGACTTCAACGGCAGCTGGAACCCTACTACCGGCCACAATGCACCGCTGTATTATGATCCGGCTGCCGCTTCATCCGGATTGACCGAACCGGCGAATTATAACATCGACAAGGCGGTGACCAGCTATCTGAGTGCAGGCGTACCGGCTAATAAGCTGGTGCTCGGCATGCCGTTCTACGGCCGGGGCTGGGGCGGGGCTCCTGCTGCGGGCAACGGTCAGTATCAGGTATCTGCCGGGATCTCCCAGACCGGAACCTGGGAGAAGGGCAACTACGATTTCAGTGATCTGGAAGCCAATTATATCAATAAGAACGGCTACACCCGTTACTGGAACAACACCTCCAAGGTCCCTTATCTCTATAACCCGACCAACCAGACCTTCATCAGCTATGATGATGCCGAATCCATCGGCTACAAAGCCAGTTATCTCAAGAGCAAAGGCCTCGCCGGGGCAATGTTCTGGGAGACCAGCGGAGACCGCAACAAGACGCTGCAGACTAAGCTCAGTGCTGAGCTGGGCGGCGGAGTGGTAACTCCAACAGCTACGCCGGTGCCGACGGCGACGGTAGCGCCGACGGCTACGGTGAAGCCATCGGCTACGCCGATCGCGACAGTGGCACCGACGGCTACGGTGAAGCCATCGGCTACGCCGACCGCGACAGTGGCACCGACGGCAACGCCGGGGCAATGCTCTACGGCAGCCTGGAGTTCCACCGCTGTCTACACACAGGGCCAGCAAGTCTCCTATGGCGGGCTGATCTATCAGGCCCAGTGGTGGACGCAGGGAGACCGGCCGGATCTCAGCGGTGCCTTCGGAGTGTGGCGGGTGACCGGTACCTGCGGTAACGCTACCCCACAGCCGACAGCTACGCCACTCCCGACAGTAAGTCCTTCGGCTACGCCGACGATAGCGCCAACTTCAACTCCTGTAGTGACGCCAGTCCCTTCGGCTACGCCAGGCGTTGCTGCCTGGAAAGCAGGCACCGCTTATAGTGTCGGCAGTATCGTAACCTTCAGCGGGCAATCCTACACCTGCCTGCAGGCGCATACCGCCCTTGCCGGCTGGGAGCCGAATGTCGCGCCTGCGCTCTGGAAGCTGAACTAATGGCGGAGCGGACAGCGCTCTTCAGGAGGAGGATAGGAAGAAGCTGACTATAGGGTGATACAGCGTTAACGTTCATCCATAGGAATCCAGCCATAGGGCATAAGTATGCCTAAGTATAAAAGAAGGAGCGGTGCCGGCTTTAAGCTGGCACCGTTTTTAAGTGCTCTTTCGAATAGAATGCGTTACAGAGCATGATTCTGCTTGTTAATTAGGAGGAGTGAGTGGAGATAACTGGAAAAAAGGCACTTAATTTCTCCGAAATGAATTACGCAAAGGGAAGAGTTGGAAAAAGTACAGTTAATCCGCCGGACTTTCTCGATTCACGAAAGAACGGACCGATTAAGTGTTGTTTTTCCAACTAATTTCTAAATGTGCCACAATTACTCCGAATTAGACGTACAATATCCACTTGCTTCGATTGGATATATTTATGTTTAAATACATCTTAGCCGTACTGTATTTACCTTTGCTGTTCATAAGCTTCCATAGGGTGAAGTATAATAAACAGACAGGCGGCTGTCCCGGCCTCCAAAAATTTTGTGAAACGTGATGCCGATTATTTCGTTATAGTAGTATATAGCGGAAGGTGGTGGGTTCACCAATGAGTATGTGGGTATTGTGGTTGATTGCCGCTGGCGTCTTGTTTGTTGTAGAGATGTTTACGTTTACATTCTATTTGTTATGGCTTAGCCTGGGAGCCTTGGCTGCCGGACTGGTTGCGCTTGTGCTGCCGGATGCATGGCTGCTGCAGGTTGTAGCGGGTTCGTTGTTAGCCCTGGTCCTGACGTTCTTCACCAAGCCATTGTCTGAGCGGCTGCGCAATGCGCGGGGCTTCAAGGATACGGGTACCGAGATTATCGGCAGGCAAGGTCTGGTCGTTGAACCGATTGAGCCTGGGCGTTACGGGCAGGTCAAGATTGGCGGCGATACATGGAGTGCAACCTCTACAGTCGCACTGGGCAAGGGTCAGCAGGTAATTGTAGTAAGAAGAAGCACGACCATTATTGAAGTAGAACGATGGGGGGATATGTACTAATGGAATTGGTGATTATCGGAATTATTCTTGTTGTAGTCGTAGTATTTATCGCAATGACGATCAAGATTGTCCCGCAGCAAAGAGTTGGAGTTGTAGAGCGTCTGGGTAAATTCCACCGGCTGCTCACACCGGGTCTGAACATTCTGATTCCGGTCATTGACCAGGTGCGGGTCTATCATGACCTGCGGATTCAACAGGCGAATGTACCGCCGCAGACGGTAATCACGAAGGATAACGTACAGGTGCAGATCGATACGATTATCTTCTATCAGGTAGTGGGTCCGGAAGAAGCAACATACGGAATCTCCGATTATGTGTATGGGGTACGGAATATCTCCACAGCCACCATGCGTCAGATTATCGGTAAGCTGGAGCTGGATGAAACCTTGTCCGGCCGTGAAAAAATCTCCTCCGATATCCGTCTCGCGCTGGATGAAGCGACAGAGAAGTGGGGCGTGCGCATTGAGCGTGTCGAAGTGATCGACATCAAGCCGCCGCTTGATATTCAGGAAGCCATGGACAAACAGATGAAGGCAGAACGCAGCAAGCGTGCGATTGTCCTGGAGGCGGAAGCCGCCAAGCAGGATATGATCCTTCGTGCCGAAGGGGATAAGCAGAGTAAGATCCTGAAGGCGGAAGGGGATAAGGAAGCCCGCATCCGTCAGGCGGAAGGTCTCGGTCAGGCGCAGGAGCTGGAAGCCCTCGGCCAGGCCAAGGCAATCGAAGCAGTGGCGATGGCCGAGAAGGCACGGATTGCCATGATTGCCAGCGCAGGGCTGGATGAAAGAGTGCTGGCTTATCAGTCCTTTGAAGCCTTGACTGATATGTCTAAGGGACCAGCGAACAAAATATTCCTGCCAACCAGTGCAGTGGAAACGCTGGGCAGCCTGGGAGCCATTGCCGAAGTATTCAAGGCGGGCAAAGAAGGCAAATAAGCTTAAGACAATTTACAATTGCTGCAGTATCCGTTACAGTTAATAGCACAATCAGGCCGAGGCTTAGCAGGTACGCTTGTACCTCTTAAGCCTTTGCTTATGAAGACTGTTTTGCCGCTGTGCAAGACTTGAAGGAGAAGAACCCATGACGCAAAAAGAGATTTCCCCGCTCGTAGAAACCTTGGGGCTGCAGCCCCACGTGGAAGGCGGATGGTACAAGAGACTGTGGAATTCACCATTTGAGATTCCCAAGGACACGCTGGGAGAGGCATACTCGGGCCCGCGCGCTTCAGCTTCATCGATCTATTTCCTGCTTCATGCTGACGAGACTTCGGACTGGCATACGGTGCTGTCCTCCGAAATCTGGCTGTATCATTCCGGCAGCCCGATCGTGCTTAGTCTGGGAGGCAACGGCGCAGAGCCGGAGAACGTAACAGAGGTTATCCTGGGTCTGGATATCGCCGCGGGCCAGCAGCCGCAGGTAGTGATTCCTCCCGGTGTATGGCAGGCCGCGCGTCCGCTCGGCGAAGAGCCGGCACTGGTCTCTTGCATCGTATCGCCGGAGTTCCATTTTGACGATTTCAAGCTGATTGACAAGAAATAAGCTGTTTTGTAATGGAGTGCGGCCGGGAAGGGGCTGTGCTCCATTTTCATTTTTGTACAAGCGGGCATACAATCTTCACAATTTGGCAACCTATTCGCTATAACGGTGAACGGATTTCACAATTGGATGATTATGAGAGCGGTAATACGGTTAAGGAAGCTTGATGAATTCAAATTAGGCTTGGAGGGTATCGATATGACTGAAAAGAACGCACCATTTACAGGCGGGCCTACCTTGAACGATGGAGTAACGATGCCGTGGCTGGGCCTCGGTGTATGGCAGACTAAGGATGGCGAAGAGGTTATCCGCGCCGTGAAGTCTGCGGTGGAGACGGGGTATCGCAGTATTGATACAGCGGCCGGCTATAACAATGAAGAGGGTGTGGGGCAGGCGATCCGTGAATGCGGCGTTCCCCGGGAAGAGCTGTTCATTACCACCAAGGTCCGCAACCCGGATCAGGGGTATGAATCGACCCTGAAGGCTTTTGAAGTCAGCCGCAAGAAGCTGGGTCTGGAGCAGGTAGATTTATACTTGATTCACTGGCCGGTGGCCGGCAAATATAAAGAGACCTGGAAAGCGCTGATCCATCTGCAAAAGGAAGGGCTGGTCAAATCCATCGGGGTGAGCAATTTCCAGACGCATCATCTGGAGGATATCATCGACGACAGCGGCGTGGTGCCAGTGGTAGACCAGGTGGAGTTCCATCCGCTGCTGACCCAGCGTGAATTGCTGAAATATGCGCGGGAGCATGATATCCAGCTGGAGGCCTGGAGTCCGCTTATGCAGGGGAATCTGGATCTGCCGCTGCTGAAGGAACTGGCGGAGCGGTACGGCAAGACGGTAGCGCAGATTGTTCTGCGCTGGGATCTGCAGCAGGGCGTCATCACCATTCCGAAGTCGGTCCATCCGGAGCGGATCATTGAGAACGCCGGCTTCTTTGACTTCACACTTAGCGATGAGGATG
The window above is part of the Paenibacillus sp. FSL H8-0048 genome. Proteins encoded here:
- a CDS encoding GerMN domain-containing protein; protein product: MKPVKHLRGASAACLLAVPLVLSGCSLFGSESAAVDPPPAAVEAQMLQVSGEDTLDTGVFGPASLDETDLSAGVKDTGAPAVAGERTTVYLEDQNGLLAPVALSFPKSEDTAMLKNSLTALVSKGDYASALPKGFQGVLPAGTKVNSVSVGQDHVAIVEFNSAFNDYDPADERKILEALTWTLTGQDDIKGVQLWVDGKKLNEMPLQGTPLDRPLSRTMGINLPKNNSLMMNSSAVTVYFAAASPDSGHQYYVPVTRFVPAGGDTVKAALSELIAGPQSENGLEMVMTQGTIVDSVKAGQNGVVTVSLTDDMFDGSTSIPEEMLESVVLTVAQNTDDSLVQIRLNGKDTVTGTNNVDYGQPVSAPEYVNELPL
- the rph gene encoding ribonuclease PH codes for the protein MRSNGRNEDQLRPITITTQTNKYAEGSVIIEMGDTKVICTATVDEKVPPFLKGQGKGWVTAEYSMLPRATQTRNQREAARGKLTGRTMEIQRLIGRALRSVVNLQALGERSITLDCDVIQADGGTRTASITGAFVAMAFAMNKLALQNKLTVFPITDYLAAISVGVVGDKTLLDLNYEEDSKAKVDMNVVMTGSGAFVEVQGTGEERPFTRQELDQLLGLGEKGIYELIAVQKEVLGAIALKIPAGQTGQEV
- a CDS encoding XTP/dITP diphosphatase, with protein sequence MKSGSGVLIVATKNKGKVREFQHAFTPLGLTVKSMYDYPDLPDVVEDGATFAENAFKKSRAVGDALGLPVLADDSGLCVEALDGSPGVYSARYAGEAADDEANNLKLMSELERLKQGEDTGQPLLSPARFVCALSLYDPADGREWTAEGTVEGWITSEPAGAGGFGYDPLFYLPEYEKTMAELTLAEKQSISHRGTALRRLTEKLAAAQSSGQ
- a CDS encoding glycosyl hydrolase family 18 protein, with translation MAFIKRKSFVLGLAAVLFLTLFSAFGANSRTVQAAGDYKIVGYYASWAAYGRAYNVTDIDPGKMNVINYAFADICWNGIHGNPDPTGPNPVTWSCQNEQGQAISVPNGTVVLGDPWIDAQKSFGDDKWDDPIKGNLKQLWKLKEKNANLKTMISVGGWTWSNRFSDVAATAATREVFASSSVDFIRKYKMDGVDLDWEYPVSGGLAGNSYRPEDKQNYILLLQKIREKLNAAGAADGKTYLLTIASGAGPTYIQNNNLSGIASVVDWINIMTYDFNGSWNPTTGHNAPLYYDPAAASSGLTEPANYNIDKAVTSYLSAGVPANKLVLGMPFYGRGWGGAPAAGNGQYQVSAGISQTGTWEKGNYDFSDLEANYINKNGYTRYWNNTSKVPYLYNPTNQTFISYDDAESIGYKASYLKSKGLAGAMFWETSGDRNKTLQTKLSAELGGGVVTPTATPVPTATVAPTATVKPSATPIATVAPTATVKPSATPTATVAPTATPGQCSTAAWSSTAVYTQGQQVSYGGLIYQAQWWTQGDRPDLSGAFGVWRVTGTCGNATPQPTATPLPTVSPSATPTIAPTSTPVVTPVPSATPGVAAWKAGTAYSVGSIVTFSGQSYTCLQAHTALAGWEPNVAPALWKLN
- a CDS encoding NfeD family protein, with protein sequence MSMWVLWLIAAGVLFVVEMFTFTFYLLWLSLGALAAGLVALVLPDAWLLQVVAGSLLALVLTFFTKPLSERLRNARGFKDTGTEIIGRQGLVVEPIEPGRYGQVKIGGDTWSATSTVALGKGQQVIVVRRSTTIIEVERWGDMY
- a CDS encoding cupin domain-containing protein, which encodes MTQKEISPLVETLGLQPHVEGGWYKRLWNSPFEIPKDTLGEAYSGPRASASSIYFLLHADETSDWHTVLSSEIWLYHSGSPIVLSLGGNGAEPENVTEVILGLDIAAGQQPQVVIPPGVWQAARPLGEEPALVSCIVSPEFHFDDFKLIDKK
- a CDS encoding aldo/keto reductase gives rise to the protein MTEKNAPFTGGPTLNDGVTMPWLGLGVWQTKDGEEVIRAVKSAVETGYRSIDTAAGYNNEEGVGQAIRECGVPREELFITTKVRNPDQGYESTLKAFEVSRKKLGLEQVDLYLIHWPVAGKYKETWKALIHLQKEGLVKSIGVSNFQTHHLEDIIDDSGVVPVVDQVEFHPLLTQRELLKYAREHDIQLEAWSPLMQGNLDLPLLKELAERYGKTVAQIVLRWDLQQGVITIPKSVHPERIIENAGFFDFTLSDEDVKAIEELNQNHRFGPDPDNFNF
- a CDS encoding SPFH domain-containing protein; translated protein: MELVIIGIILVVVVVFIAMTIKIVPQQRVGVVERLGKFHRLLTPGLNILIPVIDQVRVYHDLRIQQANVPPQTVITKDNVQVQIDTIIFYQVVGPEEATYGISDYVYGVRNISTATMRQIIGKLELDETLSGREKISSDIRLALDEATEKWGVRIERVEVIDIKPPLDIQEAMDKQMKAERSKRAIVLEAEAAKQDMILRAEGDKQSKILKAEGDKEARIRQAEGLGQAQELEALGQAKAIEAVAMAEKARIAMIASAGLDERVLAYQSFEALTDMSKGPANKIFLPTSAVETLGSLGAIAEVFKAGKEGK